From the Debaryomyces hansenii CBS767 chromosome F complete sequence genome, the window TATTACGTTGTCAAATTGTCCCTCGAACGGTAACTGGCGGGCTTTGTTTGCTACATCACCTCTCGACAGAATATTGACTTTATAATTTCCGAGAAAGCTTAACGGTGAtctgatattttgaaataagtATTTTAGCGTGTCTTCATATTCATCTAGCGTATCGCAGATATCATTAACGGAACCTGTCTTGCTCGACAATATCAAATCTTCAGTATTGgttttgatattattgatagtTTCTGTTTGTGTACTAAAAACCTCCAGCCATTCGGTCTCGTCCTCCGCAAGTTTCGAGATAAAGTAGTTTATAGAATTAATCAAGTGATTAATCCTGGCGACTCTAGAATTTAGGTATTCCTTGGAAAGTGAGTTGAATTGTTTGGatatatcatcttcaaaattcGTTAATTCTTCGATCGACGAATGAGCCAAATTCGATATATGtgattctttaaattcatttaaattttctgACAGAGCCATGAATGAAGTGAGTACACTTTTAGTTAAGTTACGGGACTAATTATATAACCTTCTTTACGGGTATGTCGCTCTACATAAGTTCAACTTATTTTTTTGCGATAATAGAGATGGTAGTGTGTAACtacaatttctaattccTACTACCAGACCTACCGTATAGACCATGCTATGGGATAATAAGAAAGCAAAACGGCGGTATGTTGCTAGTCTTTGATGTATTATAAGCTTGGAGAGTTATCCAGAACTcaacaattcaataatttaatcaGTATAACACCCAATCCCTACaaagaatattcaaaagCTAAAGCCACAATattaaattagaaaaaCTATATAGAAGGTGTAACATAAGTAAACATATATTACGCTGTAATAACAGTAATTATACCTAACGGTCTTCGGCCCATTCATTCTCCCTTTTTATAGCGGCCTCTTCCTCTGGACTGAAATCATTGacaatattgaaagttCTTCTCAATTCTTCTGGTGATTTGCCTCTGATCATCTCAGCAACTATCTTGCAGCCCGAGTCTAAAAGGGGACGGATGTTTAAGTAGTTAGCGGCCAAGATTATTTCGTATAACATTTCTTGATCAaccttcaagaaattcttATCCCATTCATCAACTGGGGCTGATTTTCTTgcatcctcatcatcatcgtctgGAAACACAGAGTTTTTATGGTGGGTACACCACTCTAATACCTTAGACAAGACGGTTGATCTTACATTTGGTGTTGGAATTTCGaaatcttcttccaatCCGTCAGgattcaaatcttcaatcaTCTTCTTAATCAAAATAGACTTCTCAGCTATTTTGACATCGACTGGAAATTTCTCATCGTCAGAGGAGATTATGATAACTTTTGGCTGTGACATATTAAACTAAATGGTGTTATCGATGATTTATAATGTAAGTAGATAATGAATGTTCTATTATGTGCTAGGTCCTGGAGTCGTGCGCGCGATCATACTAAAGGGTATACTATCATATATTCCGTAAATATTAGCACAAGATGATTAATACTATATGAAAGTTGAACGATGTGAAGAGGTCATTAAGGTactaaatttattaataatatacaaaaa encodes:
- a CDS encoding DEHA2F26004p (highly similar to uniprot|Q9UVW8 Candida glabrata CAGL0M01364g CBF3d Centromere binding factor 3d) — protein: MSQPKVIIISSDDEKFPVDVKIAEKSILIKKMIEDLNPDGLEEDFEIPTPNVRSTVLSKVLEWCTHHKNSVFPDDDDEDARKSAPVDEWDKNFLKVDQEMLYEIILAANYLNIRPLLDSGCKIVAEMIRGKSPEELRRTFNIVNDFSPEEEAAIKRENEWAEDR